Genomic window (Gadus chalcogrammus isolate NIFS_2021 chromosome 3, NIFS_Gcha_1.0, whole genome shotgun sequence):
agcacacacacagatcccagtTTCAATGatcgagtcgaccacgggcgcttaactcataATCCGTGGTGGCCTGAGGGGGCGGACTTACGAGCTTTATAAGAAgtgatcatcatcaacatgcattcaaTAGGCTACACACTAAGCATTGctttcacccaaggctgaattaaaagtaggCCAACATGTTTTgctaaacgttggtcatcaatGAGGTTGTAAATTAGTAattcgggcacatctgtcaaaataaaccTTTTTTCTTCTGATGTATACgatcttcattcattcattgagcCGCAACCGAACtgacggggatattctctgatattatgaatcttaaagcctgcgtcgggttctctgactctctggtaggcctacttccacaaaaaagactcgtagtgggggttatctcggccatggtggagaagaaaTTGGGGGAAAGAAACTGAGCCAGTTGACTCAGAGAGTCAactggctttgactctctgaagtccagattttaATGCTAAATGGAGGAGAATgtgattgttgccgtatgcTGGACGGTCGTATGCAGAGTCCTCTGGCTGGGCTCGTCCCACTGCTCCACCGCCGGAGGAGACCGCATcaggcccccaggagcagtgcatacttccggaatcaaccagtgctcagcggccaagcctggtattgcagctcttttagcgggctgtggacgggtccctcgattcatggagtcccagaagtagatatcacGTTCACTCCAATATAattggggaacaggaatgtgtctccgcaaaaaaattCTGGAtagcaatcaaaggttcataattatctttataccgtactaataaaatgtaagttttctcttttcaaaatgccacctcaagcgttttattttatttatgtatttttgcaGAAGAATGGGGAGTGGGCAGCTTAAAGgggtcgtagtgaaacaaatgttgtttcggcccggcatAATAATAGTTAAATACTAATTTTTGTCGAGATGGCAGGAGGACTGTAATTTAAGGATCacatatagagaatcatcgggggGGGTTCATTAACTTAAACTTCCATTGTCAGGAAACAATGCGACTGcgctcgctcagacctctcgctgatgatgctacaatgctaacaatgctagaaaATGAGAATACTTCTGCATCCGGCAGACCATGCACGAGGGAGTGGCTAGgcgcccatgatgcggaagcaaatctctccttgatgttcctCTGCGCCATTGggcagttttcataggaatgaatgggcggcaaTTTTTCATACGACCGAGAGGTAGGAACAGTGGAGCGTCGGAaaaatgacatggacccgaagtcAACAGAGAGCTGTCTACTGGAAACATCTTCCTCGAATAccgcctgagtttgttgttgctggtgtcAAAAAGAGGTCAGCCGGTGGCTCTGCTACCACCTGTTGAAAGGActacagcgccacctagcgTAGCAGAGTCAGCCATGCTTTGTATCGTTCACGATACATGCAGCAACACcgcagcaacaaagtgtaaataaCAATGGATCCCGAGTCCCTATAcgctgtggcaaccccgatcgttGGCGGCTGAGTTTTCCAAAGGAGACGCTCAAACAAGGGTTGCAGGTCAGCGATTTTAATTTGTGTACCTCACGTGGGACCAAAGGTAAAGCAAAAGTCAACATAAGTTCTTCCTCTTATGGGGTGCGGCGGCGGtgacgtctcttgcggcggcggcggtgtctcttgcggcggcggctcTTGCGGCGGCGACTCTTGCGGCGGTGGCTcttgcggcggcgtctcttgtgGCGGCGGCTCTTgcggcagcagcggcggctatttaagctgcttctccaccggttcctcaggtgctcttcaTCTTCAAAATTTGGCAATGGCCAGGCCTACTAGGCATTATGATGTCAGTCCAGTAGTTAAAAGAGATGCACAGATGAGCTGTAATGTCATCTGCACCTGCTGCCTGCTATCAATATCCACCCGaagcaatgtttttttcaacaattGATACCCACAACCATCCGATCGTCATTAAGgccgcaatgaccacgcagacgcttcaacgCATTCGTGGACGTTTATGGTTCTGCATTgggttttagtaagcggaccaatcacagccaatGCTGCTGTGtggcctcgacggaaggttacgatttttgggaggcgcacgtccggcacttacggtggacgcaaggagagTAGGctacgcaaggacgtaaggggtccgtaaccgtccgtaacccccttgcatTGCGGGAACGTGGAACCATTAAAAGCCCTTTAGGGTAACCGGATGTCACGGTTTTGCGGGGACAGTCCCGATTTTGAGTTGCGGGTTCCGCGTCCCGACGAAAGCCTGTCGGCACGCTAAAATGTCcaactatgaaatgtcccctgttgtcagtgATTACATAGGCAACGTGGTCTAATTATAGCTTTGTAAAACTTATTGTTCCTAGCCCTAATAAGCAAAATATAGTGTTTATCGTGTTACACTCCCCCACtttcacttctctctctcacactctctctttctccccatcattacatttaaatgttttaaaattagaAGTGATCGTTAGATTAATTCGGAATCAAATGTTTGCAGCAACTACTGACACATTCAACTCGTTGAGTTGAATTATTATTCTTACAATAATGTTTATATTAATTATTCATACACAGGTCCTTTTCAAACATGACACATATTTCGtgtgatttattatttaattaatttggcAAGAAgcactgccctctagtggccaaTGTATAAGAATCACGAAAGACGCTGACTTTACGATGGACACATTATACTATATGGTTCTCTCTAGCGGTGACGTGGAGAACAATTTGAAACATGGATCAAACTGGTGAGGTAGGTAcatcttttgtttgtttcatcAAGCTTATATCTTTTCTGTTTCAGTTCAGCTAGATATCAGTCCTAGCTCATTGACCTGGTGGACTACACTTGCCACCTCATGTTAAAAATATTGATCTGCATGAAAAACCATCTTGTAAGATGTAATTATcttcttaaaggggacctattatgctttttcgacttttatgacctataaacgttgttataatgattgatagtcatgtttaaccatactaaagtgtcaaataatgacgtacatgcatttcaacatattccctgctgacagtctggggtggctgtgcagagcgctaaacactcgggacaacttttgcgattcacttgttcacatttccgggaaatcatctactaCGTAggggcactcctgccgcgcccccatatgcccgGTCGAATCTGCCCGCTCTCGCGCTTTAAGGAAGGTAACCGATCACaacagagttgggttggcaggaggggggcgaggggggcggagaaggaagaaaccgagcgttgacagagaatgctgaaagcgcccagatgagaggaagagtttcccgaaaatctacattgttttttgtgtatggttaaacatgactatcaatcattataacaacgtttataggtcataaaagtcgaaaaagcataataggtcccctttaagtgtTACTGAAGGATGTTGGTTGTTGGTTCTCAAAAGGAGAGTTTTGTAAACATATTGCCCTTCTTTGATTGCTGATTTGCTCTCTAATTCGATTCATTCAAATGTTTGCATATTTTCACATCTGTGcggttgtgtatttgtgtgtgtgtgtgtgtgtgtgtgtgattgtttgccTGTATGCACATTTTGGTATGCATTCATTTCAGTTGCCAACATCACAGAAGAAAGTTCCATTCAAGAATTTGAATGACTTCAGAACATGACGAATGACAATTGAAAGgataaaaatatagaaaataggAAACATATTTTGATTATTATCCCCACaatacacaataaataaaactgttAATAGCAGTACAGTTATTATTATCACTATTAATAGTACTTTCCGAAAGCAGAATCACTCTTAATTATTTACATCCAGGCCCTTACTTTGTCTTTTGAATGGTAGAATACATGACAGAGTCTGTATCCGTTAAGAGGGCCACACCCTTGGAATCATTGTTGTAGCTCACAGTGGAGTAGAAGACACCGGGCTGCTCTGGACTGGAGGGGACCGACACACTCTCATCTGGTTGGTCCTGAGGCTTTGGAAACCCACTGACATTGGAGTAAATAGTGCTATCAGGGTGCGGATTGGTCAATGAGGCGGGAAGCAGGCTGTTCCTACTCGGGTCTCCTGGACATTCATGGGTGCTTTGGTTTTTGTCTGCAAAGAAAGAAACGACAAGTCCCAGTATAGATATAGTAGTGTAGTAAATGGCTAGCAAGTGATTGTTTCCGTTGGTTCGTTGTGGAGGAAACCTGGAGGTGGGTCTGTTTCGGTCATACCTGAAGCAAACGAGGCTCTTCTGCGTTTTTTCATGCAGAAGATCAGAAGAACCAGGGCTGGCACCAACACAGCAACACCAAGGGCAACTCCTATATATGTCAACTGATCTGTTGAGATGGatatatttttcattcatttattcattttcacacacacacacacacacacacacacactctgtgcaAAATCTCGTAGATGAGGTTAACAAGCAGGCAACTACTATGTCATCAAACCTAAAGGCTTGGTTTGGTCAAGCGGTTTAAAGTCTGATAGCTGTTTCTGATAAATGTGATTGTGCtccaaaaacaacacacacacacacacacacacacacacacacacacacacacacacacacacacacacacacacacacacacacacacacacacacacacaagatggaTTACCAGAAAGGCTTTCTTCTCGTAAGCTTtcattttgtttgtctgttaAAGAAAGTAAGATAAAGAAAGTTAAAGAAAGTAAGAACAA
Coding sequences:
- the LOC130379644 gene encoding CMRF35-like molecule 7 isoform X4 → MKAAVPFLILLSGCCMTWTEALTVNGLVGGTVRIKCTHTNAQSNTKYFCKGECRDQDVLIRSKTGGSDKYSIEDKGNTFITTIMNLQPEDTGTYWCGIERTGIDTFVDVYLKVNNDKQNESLREESLSDQLTYIGVALGVAVLVPALVLLIFCMKKRRRASFASDKNQSTHECPGDPSRNSLLPASLTNPHPDSTIYSNVSGFPKPQDQPDESVSVPSSPEQPGVFYSTVSYNNDSKGVALLTDTDSVMYSTIQKTK